A single region of the Brachypodium distachyon strain Bd21 chromosome 3, Brachypodium_distachyon_v3.0, whole genome shotgun sequence genome encodes:
- the LOC100831647 gene encoding uncharacterized protein At3g28850, which yields MGCTGSRHALRGGVKGGGGRSYRRSASGPAAVHHHTVALRSSTLGSLSLDRDEEMIKWRAAADGGRGAAAAKATPLPLPLPPPPAPQQQPARRQRQVIGTPTKTPVREPEVINVWELMAGLDDKEQRDGAEEHEDDRHRERSQSQPGSPDFDPEIISAFRKALGEEVSPPRDKGEDDECVIIRKREIQRFPGIVRARVSAFQQRIDAKLAKMARATPVPAPAPAPPEPQQLLPPPPPDSQRKVVLYLTSLRGIRKTFEDCWAAKCILQGYGVRVDERDLSLHGGFKDELHASLGAKAGRLPQVFVDGKHLGGADDIRRLHEAGELSRALECCDTSPSVGVAGCGGGKGGVALEACSGCGGVRFVPCEECSGSCKVFLEELDSFRRCPECNENGLVRCPLCCL from the coding sequence ATGGGCTGCACGGGGTCGAGGCACGCGCTGCGGGGCGGGGtcaagggcggcggcggccggtcgTACCGGCGGAGCGCCTCCGGACCGGCCGCCGTGCACCACCACACCGTCGCCCTCAGGTCCTCCACGCTGGGCTCGCTCAGCCTCGACCGGGACGAGGAGATGATCAAgtggcgcgccgccgccgacggcggccgtggcgccgcggcggcgaaggccacgccgctgccgctccctctgccgccgccgccggccccgcagcagcagccggcgagACGTCAAAGGCAGGTGATTGGCACGCCGACCAAGACGCCGGTCCGCGAGCCCGAGGTGATCAACGTGTGGGAGCTCATGGCGGGCCTCGACGACAAGGAGCAGCGCGACGGCGCCGAAGAGCACGAAGACGACCGGCACCGGGAACGGTCGCAGTCGCAGCCGGGATCCCCGGATTTCGACCCGGAGATCATCTCCGCGTTCCGGAAAGCGCTGGGCGAGGAAGTGTCCCCGCCACGAGACAAGGGCGAAGACGACGAATGCGTGATCATCAGGAAGCGCGAGATACAGAGGTTCCCGGGCATCGTGCGCGCGCGTGTCAGCGCGTTCCAGCAGAGGATCGACGCCAAGCTCGCCAAGATGGCGCGCGCCACGCCGGTGcccgcgccggcaccggcgcctccggagccgcagcagctgctgcctccgccgccgccggacagCCAGCGGAAGGTGGTGCTGTACCTGACGAGCCTGCGCGGCATCCGCAAGACGTTCGAGGACTGCTGGGCCGCCAAGTGCATCCTGCAGGGCTACGGCGTGCGTGTCGACGAGCGCGACCTGTCGCTGCACGGCGGGTTCAAGGACGAGCTCCACGCCTCGCTCGGCGCCAAGGCGGGCAGGCTCCCGCAGGTGTTCGTCGACGGGAAGCACctgggcggcgccgacgacatcCGCCGCCTGCACGAGGCCGGGGAGCTCTCCAGGGCGCTGGAGTGCTGCGACACGTCGCCGTCGGTCGGCGTCGCCGGGTGCGGCGGAGGCAAGGGCGGCGTCGCGCTGGaggcgtgctccgggtgcggcggcgtccggTTCGTCCCGTGCGAGGAGTGCTCCGGCAGCTGCAAGGTGTTCCTCGAGGAGCTCGACAGCTTCCGGCGATGCCCCGAGTGCAACGAGAACGGGCTAGTGCGCTGCCCTCTCTGCTGCTTGTAA